Genomic DNA from Fibrobacter sp. UBA4297:
TGGCATCACCGATAGGGTCGAAGGCAACGCCATCAAGGCTGCCCGCACCCCGACTCTCGACAACCTCTTCAAGATGTACCCGAACGTGCTTTTGAAGGCTCACGGTCGCGCCGTCGGTATGCCGACCAACGAAGATATGGGTAACTCCGAAGTCGGCCACAACGCTATCGGTGCTGGCCAGGTTTACAACCAGGGTGCAGCCCTCGTTGCAGACGCGATCAACAGCGGCGACATCTTTGATCGCGACGCTTGGAAGGAAATCTCCGGCAACGTTCGCGAAAAGAACTCGGTTCTCCACTTCATCGGCCTCTTCAGCGACGGTAACGTTCACTCCAACATTGCACACCTGAAGGCCATGGTCGCCCAGGCCAAGAAGGAAGGCGTCAAGAAGGTCCGCGTGCACATCTTGCTCGACGGTCGTGACGTTCCGGAAACTTCCGCCCTCGATTACGTTGGCCCGTTCGAAAAGTTCCTCGACGAACTCCGCAGCCCGGAATTCGACGTCTGCATTGCTAGCGGCGGTGGCCGTATGCAGATTACCATGGACCGTTACAACGCTAACTGGAAGATGGTGGAGCTCGGCTGGAAGACCCACGTGCTGGGCGAAGGCCGCTACTTCGACAACGCTACGCAGGCTATCGAAACTCTCCGTGGCGAAACCAAGGCCATTGACCAGGATCTCCCGCCGTTCGTGATTGCTAAGGACGGCGCTCCGGTGGGTACCATCAACGATGGCGACTCCGTGGTGTTTTTCAACTTCCGTGGCGACCGCGCCATCGAAATCACCCGCGCCTTCGAAGAAGAATCCTTCAACGAATTTGACCGCAAGCGCTTCCCGCATGTGTGCTACGCTGGCATGCTCCAGTACGACGGCGACCTCAAGCTCCCGAACCGTTTCCTCGTGCCGCCTCCGGCCATCAAGGAAACCAGCGGCGAATGGCTTTCCGAAACGGGCGTGAAGCAGTTCGCCTGCTCCGAAACGCAGAAGTACGGCCACGTGACCTACTTCTGGAATGGTAACCGTTCCAGCAAGTTCGACGGCGAAACCTACCTCGAAATTGAATCTGACGTTGTTCCGTTCGAACAGCGCCCGTGGATGAAGGCCGCCGAAATCACCGACGCCATGATCGAAGCCTTGAAGAGCGGCAAGTACCAGACTCTCCGCTGCAACTTCCCGAACGGCGACATGGTGGGCCATACCGGTAGCTTCCGCGCCGCTACGATGGCTATCGAAGCTGTGGACATCGGCCTTGCTCGACTCCTCCCGGTGATTGACGCCCTCGGTGGTGTCGCAATCATCACGGCTGACCACGGTAACGCCGACGAAATGTACGAAATCGACAAGAAG
This window encodes:
- the gpmI gene encoding 2,3-bisphosphoglycerate-independent phosphoglycerate mutase, with protein sequence MLKKLSNFPGIKGPVVTIVMDGFGITDRVEGNAIKAARTPTLDNLFKMYPNVLLKAHGRAVGMPTNEDMGNSEVGHNAIGAGQVYNQGAALVADAINSGDIFDRDAWKEISGNVREKNSVLHFIGLFSDGNVHSNIAHLKAMVAQAKKEGVKKVRVHILLDGRDVPETSALDYVGPFEKFLDELRSPEFDVCIASGGGRMQITMDRYNANWKMVELGWKTHVLGEGRYFDNATQAIETLRGETKAIDQDLPPFVIAKDGAPVGTINDGDSVVFFNFRGDRAIEITRAFEEESFNEFDRKRFPHVCYAGMLQYDGDLKLPNRFLVPPPAIKETSGEWLSETGVKQFACSETQKYGHVTYFWNGNRSSKFDGETYLEIESDVVPFEQRPWMKAAEITDAMIEALKSGKYQTLRCNFPNGDMVGHTGSFRAATMAIEAVDIGLARLLPVIDALGGVAIITADHGNADEMYEIDKKTGMPKVNKDGSFKAKTSHTLNKVPCILYDNVTGGKLSLKEGDWGLSNIAATTANLLGLEKHEAWDESMLIVK